Proteins encoded together in one Bos indicus isolate NIAB-ARS_2022 breed Sahiwal x Tharparkar chromosome 3, NIAB-ARS_B.indTharparkar_mat_pri_1.0, whole genome shotgun sequence window:
- the FNBP1L gene encoding formin-binding protein 1-like isoform X3 has product MAHRVYGELMRYAHDLKTERKMHLQEGRKAQQYLDMCWKQMDNSKKKFERECREAEKAQQSYERLDNDTNATKADVEKAKQQLNLRTHMADENKNEYAAQLQNFNGEQHKHFYVVIPQIYKQLQEMDERRTIKLSECYRGFADSERKVIPIISKCLEGMILAAKSVDERRDSQMVVDSFKSGFEPPGDFPFEDYSQHIYRTISDGTISASKQESGKVDAKTTVGKAKGKLWLFGKKPKGPALEDFSHLPPEQRRKKLQQRIDELNRELQKESDQKEALNKMKDVYEKNPQMGDPGSLQPKLAETMNNIDRLRMEIHKNEAWLSEVEGKTGGRGDRRHSSDINHLVTQGRESPEGSYTDDANQEVRGPPQQHGHHSEFDDEFEDDDPLPAIGHCKAIYPFDGHNEGTLAMKEGEVLYIIEEDKGDGWTRARRQNGEEGYVPTSYIDVTLEKNSKGAVTYI; this is encoded by the exons agtaaaaagaaatttgaaagagaatgtagagaggcagagaaggcacAACAGAGTTACGAAAGATTGGATAATGACACGAATGCAACCAAGGCAGATGTTGAAAAG GCTAAACAGCAGTTGAATCTACGTACGCATATGGCTGATGAAAATAAGAATGAATATGCTGCACAATTACAAAACTTTAATGGAGAACAGCACAAACATTTCTATGTAGTGATTCCTCAGATTTACAAG CAACTGCAAGAAATGGATGAACGAAGGACTATTAAACTTAGTGAGTGTTACAGAGGATTTGCAGACTCAGAACGGAAAGTTATTCCTATCATTTCAaagtgtttggaaggaatgattcttgCAGCAAAATCAGTTGACGAAAGAAGA GACTCTCAGATGGTAGTAGACTCCTTTAAGTCTGGATTTGAACCTCCCGGAGACTTTCCATTTGAAGATTACAGTCAGCATATTTATAGAACCATTTCTGATGGGACTATCAGTGCATCCAAACAAGAAAGTGGAAAGGTGGATGCCAAAACCACAGTAGGAAAGGCCAAGGGCAAGTTGTGGCTCTTTGGAAAGAAGCCAAAG GGCCCAGCACTAGAAGATTTCAGTCATCTGCCACCAGAACAGAGACGTAAAAAACTGCAGCAGCGCATTGATGAACTTAACAGAGAACTACAGAAAGAATCAGATCAAAA AGAAGCactcaacaaaatgaaagatgtATATGAGAAGAATCCACAAATGGGGGACCCAGGGAGTTTGCAGCCTAAATTAGCAGAGACCATGAATAATATTGACCGCCTGCGAATGGAAATCCACAAGAATGAG GCTTGGCTCTCTGAAGTTGAAGGCAAAACAGGTGGAAGAGGAGACAGAAGACATAGCAGTGACATAAATCATCTTGTAACACAGGGACGAGAAAg tcCTGAGGGAAGTTACACTGATGATGCAAACCAAGAAGTTCGTGGACCACCCCAACAGCATGGCCACCACAGTGAGTTTGATGATGAGTTTGAAGATGATGATCCCTTGCCTGCTATTGGACACTGCAAAGCTATCTACCCTTTTGATG GACATAATGAAGGCACTCTGGCAATGAAAGAAGGTGAAGTTCTGTACATTATTGAGGAGGACAAGGGTGATGGATGGACAAGAGCTCGGAGACAGAACGGTGAAGAAGGCTACGTTCCCACATCATACATAGATGTAACTCTAGAGAAAAACAGTAAAGGTGCAGTAACTTACATCTAA